Genomic window ([Eubacterium] hominis):
TATGATGGATTCGCTTATATGTTAAAACGCCATGGTGTTCCCATCCAAGGTCAAAAGGTATTGATGATTGGCGATGGTGGTGCCGCTAAAGCAATCACAAAAGTTTTAAAAGATTTCCATGCAAAAGAAATTTTAAAGGTACGCCGTTCAAAAAGTGCAAATACCATCAGTTATGATGAAGTCTATCAGCAGCATATGGATGCAGATATCATCATTAATACATCTCCAAGTGGGATGTATCCCCATGATGATGATTGCCCACTTGATTTAACTGCCTTCAAAGATTTAAAATATGTGGTGGATATTATCTATAATCCACTTCGTACCTCCCTTTGTGTACAGGCAAACAATCAGAATGTACCTTCCATTGGTGGTCTAGAAATGCTGATAGCGCAGGCAAAAGTTGCTGTTGAACACTTTTTATCAACAAGCATAGAAAATCATGCTATTCACGAAATATATCGTGATATGATGAAGGAAATGACATCCATTGTATTGATTGGAATGCCAAGCAGCGGTAAATCCAGCATTGGCAGACAATTAGCAGAAGATCTGCATAAAGAATTCTATGATGTAGATACACAAATAGAACAGATTGCTAAAAAATCAATCAAAGACATTTTCCAGGATGAAGGTGAAGCATACTTCCGTGATTTGGAAACCAAAGTAATCTTGCAGCTGTCACAGAAAAAGCAGGCTGTGATTGCAACAGGTGGCGGCAGCATTTTAAGAAAACAGAACGTTAATGCTTTAAAGCGAAATGGTATGCTTTGTTATATCAGACGGGATATCGACAAACTTTTAGTAGACGATGCACGTCCTTTATCAAAGAGTAAAGCTGCCATACAGGAAATGCTGGATATAAGAGCGCCGTTATATGAAGCAGCTGCAGATATCTGTATCGACAACAATAACGATCTTGGTACTGTCATAGAAATGATCAAACAAATGTTTGATGCATATTGTCAAAAATTATAAAGAAAGAAGAGGGATAAACTTATGATTATTACATTAAAGAAGGATGCACCTAAGGAAGAGGTCAATAAGCTTGTAAAAAGCTTTGAAAACAAAGGCTTATCTGTTACCATGATTTATGGTGACAACTACAATGTCTTTGGGTTGGTCGGTGATACCAGCAAGGTGGATGAAAAGCTGGTAAAAGCACATCCATTTGTAGAAAATGTAACACGTATTGCGGCACCATATAAAAAAGCCAACCGTTTATTTCACCCGGCTGATACGATTGTTGATGTTGCCGGCATCAAAATCGGTGGCAATGAAAAAATCGTTGTGATTGGCGGGCCTTGCTCCGTAGAAGGTGATACGCAGATTATGGAAATCGCAAAAGCTGTCAAAGAAGCCGGTGGCGATATGTTAAGAGGTGGCGCGTATAAACCAAGAACCAGCCCTTATGCATTCCAGGGTATGGGCACAGAAGGTGTCAACTGTATGGTTCACGCAAGAGAAACCTATGGACTTCCTATCGTTAGTGAACTCATGAGCGCTGATAAACTGGATGAATTCATTGAAAACGTAGATTTAATTCAGATTGGTGCCCGTAATATGCAAAACTTTGATCTGTTAAAAGCAGTTGGTAAGACCAATAAGCCAGTCCTTTTAAAACGTGGGCTTGCCAACACAATTGAAGAATGGATCATGGCTGCGGAATACATCATGTCAGAAGGAAATGAAAATGTTATCTTCTGTGAACGTGGTATCCGTACATTTGAAACATATACAAGAAACACTTTGGATTTAAGTGTTGTGCCAATCATCAAAGAGAAAACGCATTTACCAATCATCATTGATCCAAGTCATGCGACTGGTGACTGGAAACTTGTTGAGAGTGCTTCCCTTGCCGCTATCGCTGCAGGTGCTGATGGTTTGATTATTGAAGTACACAATGATCCGGAAAACGCATGGAGTGATGGTGCCCAGTCATTGAAACCAGAACGTTTTGCGGAAGTTATTCGTAAAGGCAGAAAAATTGCCAATGTTATTGGCAGAGAGATGTAATACCAAAAGAAACAGAGGATGGATATCTGTATGGATCATCCTCTGTATTCTTTTAGGCCTATTATCAAGAAGTAGTCTTCCCCTTCCCACCTTCTTTCATGCATATGGTGGAGATACATTATGGGCATCCATGTTTTACTTTATCTTTTTATGGCTCTTGCCAGATAGAAAAGCATCTTTCATTTTGATTGTCACTATCATATTTTCCTTTATGATTGAGTTTTCTCAAATGATTGATGTAGCATGGTTAAATGCTTTACGTCAAACACCTTTATGCCTATTATTAGGTCAGGGCTTTTTGATGAGTGATTTACTTTGTTATATAGTTGGTGCTGTTTTGGCTTTTGTTCTCGATCAATATGTCATATTTAAAAAGAATCAACGCATTTAAACGTTGATTCTTTCTTTATTTTTTTATTGTCTGGATAGCAATACATCCAGGTCCACCCTGTGTGATAAAGGCAGGAGATAGTTCTAATAACTGAATTTCTGTATCATGGAAAACAGCTTTGATCTGTTCCATGATTTTTTTTGCATCTGCCAAAGCATCCGCATGAGATACATAAATCATATAATCATGATTGACTCCCATTTCTTTAAACTTCTCCATTATTTCAGATACGGCCTTGCTTAATGTCCGTTTGATCGTATATTTATCTAATCGTTTACCATCATCTACCTGCTGCATAACAGGTTTTAATTTCAAAAGTCCACCAATACTTGCAGCTGCTGGTTTTAAACGGCCTCCACGTTTTAAAAACGAGAAGTCTTGTGGAATCAGAAAAGACTGCATATGTGCAATACTTTCTTCCAGTTTCTCAATAATCACCTGAATAGGTTCTTGCGCATCACGTAAATGTACTGCTTTTTCCACAAGATAACGATGTGGTCCACATAATGTTTTAGAATTTAAAACATGAATTCTTTCTTTTTCTGGCATTTGTTCACGAGCCATCGTTGCTGTTTCATAGGTTCCAGATAAACCATCTGCCATACAGATGCTTAATACATCATTCCCCTGTGCACGTTCAAATGCTTCAATGACATCTCCAATCGGAGGTTGTGAAGAAGATGGCACATGTCCATTCTTTACACTTTCTAAAAATTCGTTTGTGTCAAAGCATAAATCACGCAAATGGTGATCATCTACGCTTACACATAGTGGCAATACATCAATGTTCATACGTTTTCCTTCTTCAATTGTAAATAAGGCTGACGTATCTGTAATAATCTTAATCATAGGCTGCTCTCTTTCATCCAACTAATTTCATACGCTCTTTATAATCTGGCATATAATTTTCTATAATGTGATAAAATGCTTTGGAATGGTTTGGCTGTATAAAGTGTACAAACTCATGCAATACCACATATTCAATAAACTCAAATGGATAATGAATCAACTTCTTGTTTAATGTAATACTGTTCTTTGCCGGTGTACAGCTTCCCCAACGGCTTTTCATATCCCTGATTTTAATCTGTGGGAATGGTAACTGATAATCATGCAGAGATTTATGTGTCATCATTGCAACATCGGTATATACATCCTTGCACAGTTTATCTAAAAACTGTCTGATGACTTTATCTATATCGCTGCCTTCCTTCATCTGTACATACAGATACTGGTTGTCATAGCTTACATGATTGTATTTTCCCTTGCTTTTCTTGATCTTTAAATCGTTTCCAAACAATAGGATATGCGTATCGCTGATCATGGTTTTCGCATTCTGTTCCATCACCGACTTTTGATGTTCAATAATCCATGAGATCTTGCTACTCACAAAATCATCAATCTTTTCCATCGGTATAAAAGGATTCGCACTTACCACAACTTCTCCCTTTGGAGATATACGCATATTTATATTTTTTACCTGTTTGATAACCAGTGTATAGGTAATCGGATATTTTTTACACTGGATGACTTTCTTTTCTATACTCATATCAACAACATCCTCAATCTCTATATGCGTGTCTATTATTATCGCATAATTTGTCGAAAAAAGGAATAAGTTTTTCTATTGAAAATCATATATTTTGCTTACAATCATTTACATTTAGTTTTCTATTCATTTTATGATAAAATACATCTGGTGATGAATATGAAAAAAGTAAATCCTTTCCCTTTCAGTGATGACAACAAGCGTTATCATACATGGAATTATTATTTAAAGCATCAATATCATGAAAAAGTATTTAAAGTAGCATTAAACGCAAATTTCTCCTGCCCTAACCGTGATGGAACTTGCGGCGTTGGTGGATGCAGCTTTTGTGGTTCTCTTGGTTCTGGAGAATATGCTGGGGATATTCATGAAGATCTATTTGCGCAGTTTGAAGAGCGTAAGGCAATGATGAAACGCAAATGGCCTGATGGCAGTGCCATCGCTTATTTTCAAGCATATACAAATACATATGCGAAACTAGACACCTTAAAGAAAACCTTTGATCCCTTTGTGAATCGTGAAGATGTAGTAGCCTTAAGCATTGCGACACGTTGCGATTGTTTAGAAGATGATAAGATTACATATCTTCAATCTTTAACGAAACAAAAAGATATCTGGATAGAATTGGGATTACAAAGCATACATGATGAAACAGCAAAACGAGTAAACCGTGGGCATGATTATCAGACTTTCTTAGACTGTATCCAACGTTTAAAGCATACGGATTTAAAAATCTGTGTACACATCATTAATTCCCTGCCTTATGAAAGCAAGGAAATGATGTTAGATACTGTACGTGCAATCGCAGATCTGCCCATTCATGCCATAAAGATACATATGTTACACATTATGGAAGATACCCAGATGGCTAAAGAGTATAAAGAGCATCCATTCCCTATTCTAACAAAAGAGGAATATATTGATATTGTGGTATCTCAATTAGAGCTTCTTCCTCCTGAAATCATCATTCAGCGATTAACGGGTGATGGTGTAAAGGATAAATTGATTGCACCTGATTGGACATTAAAAAAGGTTGTTGTTTTAAATGATATTGATAAAGAAATGGTACGCCGCAATACGTGGCAGGGCAAGCATTATACAAAATCTGTATAATGCTTTTTTCACGTTTTATTCATGAATGCATATCTTAAACATAGGGGTGATGCATTTGAAATGTGCAGGAATCATAGGTCGTTTAGAGGATTTTGAGGATCAAAAGAAATGGTTTGTGAATGCGTCTTATGTAAAAGCGATA
Coding sequences:
- a CDS encoding TIGR01212 family radical SAM protein (This family includes YhcC from E. coli K-12, an uncharacterized radical SAM protein.) encodes the protein MKKVNPFPFSDDNKRYHTWNYYLKHQYHEKVFKVALNANFSCPNRDGTCGVGGCSFCGSLGSGEYAGDIHEDLFAQFEERKAMMKRKWPDGSAIAYFQAYTNTYAKLDTLKKTFDPFVNREDVVALSIATRCDCLEDDKITYLQSLTKQKDIWIELGLQSIHDETAKRVNRGHDYQTFLDCIQRLKHTDLKICVHIINSLPYESKEMMLDTVRAIADLPIHAIKIHMLHIMEDTQMAKEYKEHPFPILTKEEYIDIVVSQLELLPPEIIIQRLTGDGVKDKLIAPDWTLKKVVVLNDIDKEMVRRNTWQGKHYTKSV
- a CDS encoding shikimate dehydrogenase; this translates as MKYGLIGEHLSHSFSKEIHEKLADYTYDLCPLTKEEFPVFMKQHDFKAINVTIPYKIDCMAYLDEIDEKAQAIGSVNTIVNRDGRLYGYNTDYDGFAYMLKRHGVPIQGQKVLMIGDGGAAKAITKVLKDFHAKEILKVRRSKSANTISYDEVYQQHMDADIIINTSPSGMYPHDDDCPLDLTAFKDLKYVVDIIYNPLRTSLCVQANNQNVPSIGGLEMLIAQAKVAVEHFLSTSIENHAIHEIYRDMMKEMTSIVLIGMPSSGKSSIGRQLAEDLHKEFYDVDTQIEQIAKKSIKDIFQDEGEAYFRDLETKVILQLSQKKQAVIATGGGSILRKQNVNALKRNGMLCYIRRDIDKLLVDDARPLSKSKAAIQEMLDIRAPLYEAAADICIDNNNDLGTVIEMIKQMFDAYCQKL
- the aroF gene encoding 3-deoxy-7-phosphoheptulonate synthase; protein product: MIITLKKDAPKEEVNKLVKSFENKGLSVTMIYGDNYNVFGLVGDTSKVDEKLVKAHPFVENVTRIAAPYKKANRLFHPADTIVDVAGIKIGGNEKIVVIGGPCSVEGDTQIMEIAKAVKEAGGDMLRGGAYKPRTSPYAFQGMGTEGVNCMVHARETYGLPIVSELMSADKLDEFIENVDLIQIGARNMQNFDLLKAVGKTNKPVLLKRGLANTIEEWIMAAEYIMSEGNENVIFCERGIRTFETYTRNTLDLSVVPIIKEKTHLPIIIDPSHATGDWKLVESASLAAIAAGADGLIIEVHNDPENAWSDGAQSLKPERFAEVIRKGRKIANVIGREM
- a CDS encoding M48 family metallopeptidase, yielding MSIEKKVIQCKKYPITYTLVIKQVKNINMRISPKGEVVVSANPFIPMEKIDDFVSSKISWIIEHQKSVMEQNAKTMISDTHILLFGNDLKIKKSKGKYNHVSYDNQYLYVQMKEGSDIDKVIRQFLDKLCKDVYTDVAMMTHKSLHDYQLPFPQIKIRDMKSRWGSCTPAKNSITLNKKLIHYPFEFIEYVVLHEFVHFIQPNHSKAFYHIIENYMPDYKERMKLVG
- a CDS encoding DUF2809 domain-containing protein codes for the protein MLLAERCNTKRNRGWISVWIILCILLGLLSRSSLPLPTFFHAYGGDTLWASMFYFIFLWLLPDRKASFILIVTIIFSFMIEFSQMIDVAWLNALRQTPLCLLLGQGFLMSDLLCYIVGAVLAFVLDQYVIFKKNQRI
- a CDS encoding DegV family protein, with amino-acid sequence MIKIITDTSALFTIEEGKRMNIDVLPLCVSVDDHHLRDLCFDTNEFLESVKNGHVPSSSQPPIGDVIEAFERAQGNDVLSICMADGLSGTYETATMAREQMPEKERIHVLNSKTLCGPHRYLVEKAVHLRDAQEPIQVIIEKLEESIAHMQSFLIPQDFSFLKRGGRLKPAAASIGGLLKLKPVMQQVDDGKRLDKYTIKRTLSKAVSEIMEKFKEMGVNHDYMIYVSHADALADAKKIMEQIKAVFHDTEIQLLELSPAFITQGGPGCIAIQTIKK